A window of Oryza glaberrima chromosome 2, OglaRS2, whole genome shotgun sequence genomic DNA:
TTGGGTAAGTTGAagatttttgtgatttttgtctAATAGTAATTTGTCCCAGGTGCTGCCGACTATTCAGCCTTCCCTATGCTCCTAAAGCAGCTTGTGACCCCACTCATAACCCAGATTCTGGATAGGAGATCAAGTGTTGTGAAACAGGTCTGGATGTTTAGTTTGTTCGTCTTTGTAATAATGCAACCTATTTCACTGTTTGAGATAAGAGAATGTTGCTTGTATGTACTGCAAACCATATAGTTCCCATAGATGTACTGTAGGCAAaccaaaaatagatatattgaCTTGGTGAGCGACTGCCTTTAAACCTTTGGTATTGAACAGACCATCTTTCAATCATATTTTGGGCGCTCATTAATCCAAGTGTTTTCCAATATTTACAGGCATGCCATTTGCTAAATTTCTTATCAAAAGAACTGCTACGTGACTTTGAACTGTGCGCTGAACTGCTTATTCCGGTATGTTGCTAACCTATTTTTACATCTGTTGGAAGTTAACAGTATCATCCTGGATACTTCTAAAATGACCTCGTTACCATCTTATATTTGTAGGTCCTTCTTAAGAATGTTGTGATCACTATTCATGTAATTGCTGAGTCCTCGGATAATTGTATAAAAGAGGTAATATACCGAAGAAATTTTGTTTTCCATTTGATTTCATCATTTTTATGTTCATTACTTCCAAATACAGATGCTGCGGAACTGCAAAGTAGCTCGTATTCTACCAAAAATTATTGAATTTGCAAAGAATGATAAAAGTGCAGTTCTCCGTGCCAGGTAAGAGAAACACAATATTATAGTATAGCTATAATCTTGGATGAATGATTAAAAAGGCATTTGCTGTTGTAGGTGTTGTGAGTACGCAATATTGATGTTGGAGTTATGGGTTGATACTCCAGAAATACAGAGATCAGTTGATCTGTATGAAGAATTCATAAAATGTTGTATAGAAGATGCAACTAGTGAGGTATTTATATGGCACGATTATTTGAAATGTATGAAAGGCACTTACACATTTCTTCCTTATCTTTTCCATCCTCCTTTTACCTTTGCAGAAACTTTTTAGTGGATTTTCTTTGCGTTATATATCACATATATTTAGTTAAATGTACTGTACACCTCAAATGCATAACTACTAGCCATGAATTAAGTATCTTTTCGttattaccaaaaaaaataaaaatacatacCACATTGCGATGACAAAAGGATTGAAAGGAAAaccaggaaaaataaaaggtatAATGTAATTTTTAGCCACTGTATAAGAtaaaatacctgcataaaaatagtgatttttccagtttcttaaaaaaaaagggtaatcTGGAACATTGGTCCTGGAATTTTTTTCAAGAACACATCTCAACCTTTGATTATGGTTAAGGCCATAATTTAGGCAGATGGTTCACTATATTTCACTAAACACTTACATTTTTGTGCACTGCATTGCACTTAAACTAGTGGTCCTGTGTGGATGTTCTTTTAATGTTCATCTTGATGACTTAATCAGAGATTTACACTGATTTTCCAATTCGAAGGTCCGATCAAGTGCTAGAGCATGCTACAGAATGTTTTCAAGGATTTGGCCTGAACGTTCGCATCAGTTGTTTTCATCGTTTGAATCATCCAGGCAGAAAGTATATCCTCAGATTTAACTGATATATTTACCTAATTTGTTCTATAATTTAACATTATTTTGTTGAATTGCATAGATGATAAATGATGAAGATGCTGAGACACAGCAAAGGCATCTTTCTCCTGTAGAAAGAGTTAAATTGATGCAGCCTCAATCTAGTTCTTGTAATTCAACTGAAATTGACAAAGTTGTCAAGGTCGATTCTGGAACATCGTTTTCTTCTGTAGACCTTCAATCAGTACAAGTGAAAGCATCCGTTCAGCATGATGATATGACCTCAAAAATTCAGCCTGAAGGCAAAACTGATGGCACTACAACTACTGGAAGTTCATTTAAAGATACCAGTACGTTAGAAAAAGAAACAAGCCCAGACAAAGGCCCTGATCCTGATAAATGTGATTCAGGTATATGTCATGcagaaataatttatttatattttatctgcTAGCAAATCAGGATCCATTGACCAAGTAATTGAATCCAGCCAATACTGCAGGTGTCAATTTATCATCTTGTGATCCATCCTCTGCCACTCAATTTATACTAGAACCTACTTCAGAATTGCTACCGTCTGATGCAACTGTTGTAACAATTGTTCAAGACAAGGCTGAATGCAGGCCAAATACTGAACAGCTGACTCAGCAAGTTCAAGTTTTGGGACATCCTTCTGATCTGCTGAACCGTTCACCTCCTGTTAGTTTGAAAGAATCAGGAAACTCGCTGAAACATAACCCTATTCAAGTGAACTCTGATGGTAGCTCAGGTGGAAAACTAGGAGCTCAGAAAGTGAAGCATCATACTAGCGCTCCTAATAAGAGTGTTGTTCGTAAGGAGCCGCGGAACAATTACATTCCCAACTTCCGGCGTCCTCTCTTGAGTAAGCAGATGACAAACTGGTTTTATGCCAGTAACAGAAGTGATTTAGATGACAAGCAACTCATTTTGGGTGAAATGGTCAGCAACATGGATGTGCCCTCCTCTCTCACCGAGGCACTTTCTTTGGGTCTTAAACCAAAGTCAGATTGGATGATGAGGGTATACGCATTCAATTTCTTAAGACAATCTTTGCTAGAGCAGGGACCAAGAGGCATTCAGGAGGTTgcacaaaattttgacaaggttATGAGGTTTGTTAGTCGTTACTTGGCTGATCCTCATCATAAAATAGCACAGGCTGCTCTCTCATCACTTTCAGAGATCATGCCAGTTTTTAAGAAGCCTTTTGAACATTATCTGGACAAGACTCTGCCTCATGTTTTCTCTCAGCTGAATGATCCAAAGGAATCCATCAAGCAGCAGTGCTCAGCAATTTTGAAACTTGCAGGTGAAATCTATTCCATTGATTCGCTCTTACCGGCCCTACTTCGTACACTAGAAGAACAGAAATCTCCCAAGTCAAAATTGGCAATTATTGAGTTTGCAAACTCTTCTTTTGTAAAATGCACAGTCAGTTCTGACAACTATTCTAGCAGCAGCTTCCTTAAGCCATGGCTTGAAAAGCTAGCTCTTTTGTTCAAGGACAAAAACAGTAAGCTAAAAGAGGTTAGCGTTGCTGGTTTCTCATCAATCTATTCTCACTACGATCCTGCATCTTTGTTAAGCTTTCTAGTTAGCTTGTCAATGGAAGAACAAAAGAGATTAAGACGGGCAATAAAGCAGTTGATCCCTACAATAGAGAGCGACTTGGAAGAGTTTTTGCAACAAAGGAAACATAAGCCAAAGGTGCCACTATTTGATTCTTTTGTTGGTGCATATCAACCTTATGCTAAAGGTTTAGTCATAAAGCAAAATAAGCACCATCTGCATGCCACATATCAGTCTGATTGCCTTCAGGCTGATGATGTGTTCGATTCTGCACTCCACTGTCTCCCAAGAATTTCTTTGGAAGTTCGTGAGCGACGCGCTGGGAAAATTGAATCTGAATCTTACGATGAATCTAATGGTCATGATGCTGAAATGATGGACAAGAAATCTAGTGATACAAGGTCGAGTGACCCCCCTAGAACATTTGATTATAATGTGATATCAGATAACACAGTTGAGAGTCCAAGAAAAGAGGGTACTGACATCAAGAGATTTGAGGAATCAAACGAGAGTGAACTGAACATAACTGTCAGAAATAGGAATGTCATATTGAATAGCTGTCAAGATCATGGACCAAGCATTTCCAGGACATATCATCAGGTTTCTAACTACTTGATTGACCCGCCTAATGTTTTGTCtgatcattgttttttttagattattccCATTTCGGTCAGTCTATTTTCTTTTGTGGTTTCTATTACACAGTATGAtcacatatattatttttgataAACAGGACGAAATGAGTCAAATGGAAGAAGTTCCAGAGATAAATGGCCCTTCCGTGTCAATCAAGGTTAGATAAGGCTTCGATCTGAAGCTTTAAGTGGCATTGTCCTGTAATTAGTCCTGCTGTCTTTTTTCTAGGGAATATGCAAAATGCTTCCGTACTATTGCATTGAGATAGAAAGCCTTTTGCAAAATGATCCTTTTGCAAAATGATCTAACTATACATAGGGTATAGGCATTAGATCCAGCAAcct
This region includes:
- the LOC127764207 gene encoding CLIP-associated protein-like isoform X2: MAAASSSSASAAAVARLRELTPAPGAELSEAGAAALAECCARLLISAAGGDAEAARPALDALCAASGEAMRRHSDKLAPLVVGRLGDGDPAVRDAARRFLVRLMEMKEMNARMGNGEKTPCISDVQDNRCMTIQIEPTDTNQAKKSPKVKIVTRDASLLAGDGDITRKSLGPIKVFSEKDLSREIERVASTLHPDNEWAIRITAMQRVEGLVLGGAADYSAFPMLLKQLVTPLITQILDRRSSVVKQACHLLNFLSKELLRDFELCAELLIPVLLKNVVITIHVIAESSDNCIKEMLRNCKVARILPKIIEFAKNDKSAVLRARCCEYAILMLELWVDTPEIQRSVDLYEEFIKCCIEDATSEVRSSARACYRMFSRIWPERSHQLFSSFESSRQKMINDEDAETQQRHLSPVERVKLMQPQSSSCNSTEIDKVVKVDSGTSFSSVDLQSVQVKASVQHDDMTSKIQPEGKTDGTTTTGSSFKDTSTLEKETSPDKGPDPDKCDSGVNLSSCDPSSATQFILEPTSELLPSDATVVTIVQDKAECRPNTEQLTQQVQVLGHPSDLLNRSPPVSLKESGNSLKHNPIQVNSDGSSGGKLGAQKVKHHTSAPNKSVVRKEPRNNYIPNFRRPLLSKQMTNWFYASNRSDLDDKQLILGEMVSNMDVPSSLTEALSLGLKPKSDWMMRVYAFNFLRQSLLEQGPRGIQEVAQNFDKVMRFVSRYLADPHHKIAQAALSSLSEIMPVFKKPFEHYLDKTLPHVFSQLNDPKESIKQQCSAILKLAGEIYSIDSLLPALLRTLEEQKSPKSKLAIIEFANSSFVKCTVSSDNYSSSSFLKPWLEKLALLFKDKNSKLKEVSVAGFSSIYSHYDPASLLSFLVSLSMEEQKRLRRAIKQLIPTIESDLEEFLQQRKHKPKVPLFDSFVGAYQPYAKGLVIKQNKHHLHATYQSDCLQADDVFDSALHCLPRISLEVRERRAGKIESESYDESNGHDAEMMDKKSSDTRSSDPPRTFDYNVISDNTVESPRKEGTDIKRFEESNESELNITVRNRNVILNSCQDHGPSISRTYHQDEMSQMEEVPEINGPSVSIKNLHQMSSSLLEMLDDPEESTRELALTLLVEILEKQRKAMENCIDTLIVKLLHATKDAALKVVNQAHICLTMVVTQFDPLTCLRAIASQLANQDEKVLIVSINSLSKLVIRLSQDNLMAHLSIFLPALLDAFENHSPYVRKAVVLCLVDTYLKLGPAFLPYLERLDSAQLQLVTTYASRLSQTSFIAVDA
- the LOC127764207 gene encoding CLIP-associated protein-like isoform X1, with translation MAAASSSSASAAAVARLRELTPAPGAELSEAGAAALAECCARLLISAAGGDAEAARPALDALCAASGEAMRRHSDKLAPLVVGRLGDGDPAVRDAARRFLVRLMEMKEMNARMGNGEKTPCISDVQDNRCMTIQIEPTDTNQAKKSPKVKIVTRDASLLAGDGDITRKSLGPIKVFSEKDLSREIERVASTLHPDNEWAIRITAMQRVEGLVLGGAADYSAFPMLLKQLVTPLITQILDRRSSVVKQACHLLNFLSKELLRDFELCAELLIPVLLKNVVITIHVIAESSDNCIKEMLRNCKVARILPKIIEFAKNDKSAVLRARCCEYAILMLELWVDTPEIQRSVDLYEEFIKCCIEDATSEVRSSARACYRMFSRIWPERSHQLFSSFESSRQKMINDEDAETQQRHLSPVERVKLMQPQSSSCNSTEIDKVVKVDSGTSFSSVDLQSVQVKASVQHDDMTSKIQPEGKTDGTTTTGSSFKDTSTLEKETSPDKGPDPDKCDSANTAGVNLSSCDPSSATQFILEPTSELLPSDATVVTIVQDKAECRPNTEQLTQQVQVLGHPSDLLNRSPPVSLKESGNSLKHNPIQVNSDGSSGGKLGAQKVKHHTSAPNKSVVRKEPRNNYIPNFRRPLLSKQMTNWFYASNRSDLDDKQLILGEMVSNMDVPSSLTEALSLGLKPKSDWMMRVYAFNFLRQSLLEQGPRGIQEVAQNFDKVMRFVSRYLADPHHKIAQAALSSLSEIMPVFKKPFEHYLDKTLPHVFSQLNDPKESIKQQCSAILKLAGEIYSIDSLLPALLRTLEEQKSPKSKLAIIEFANSSFVKCTVSSDNYSSSSFLKPWLEKLALLFKDKNSKLKEVSVAGFSSIYSHYDPASLLSFLVSLSMEEQKRLRRAIKQLIPTIESDLEEFLQQRKHKPKVPLFDSFVGAYQPYAKGLVIKQNKHHLHATYQSDCLQADDVFDSALHCLPRISLEVRERRAGKIESESYDESNGHDAEMMDKKSSDTRSSDPPRTFDYNVISDNTVESPRKEGTDIKRFEESNESELNITVRNRNVILNSCQDHGPSISRTYHQDEMSQMEEVPEINGPSVSIKNLHQMSSSLLEMLDDPEESTRELALTLLVEILEKQRKAMENCIDTLIVKLLHATKDAALKVVNQAHICLTMVVTQFDPLTCLRAIASQLANQDEKVLIVSINSLSKLVIRLSQDNLMAHLSIFLPALLDAFENHSPYVRKAVVLCLVDTYLKLGPAFLPYLERLDSAQLQLVTTYASRLSQTSFIAVDA